The DNA segment ATCACGGTCTGATCGACGCCGGCGGCCTCGATGTGGTGGCGTAAATCCTCGCCCGTCGCGACCTTGAACTTCGATCCCTCCAGGAACATGCAGATGGAATGTTCGACGAATGCGCCCATCGCGGCGATGCCCTTGACGTCGTTGAGGCTGGCGCCGACGATTTCTTCGGGATGCGTGAACGCAAGACGCTTGACGCCGCGGCGCCGGGCTTCCTCGAAGATGACCCAGGTTTCGCTGACGTGCAGATGCCCGCTCGCGAGCAGCATGTCGTTTTTGGCGATCACATCCAGCACTTCCTTGACCGAGTCGAGAATCTTCTTGTTGGCGTCGAGCACCGGCACGGCTGACGCGGGACGCATCTTCGAGGTCGAGGCCGGATGCACCCAGCTCGAGTTCTTTTCCCAGCGCAGGTGATTTTCCGCCGCCAGCGTCGGCATCCACACCGTCTTGCCGCCCATCGCCGCGGTATGCTCGACCGCGTAAGGATTCATGCCGCCGACGACGTTATTCAGCACGATGCCGGAAAAGATTTTCGTCTTCAGCTCGGGATGATGCTTGGTGATCAGTTGCGCGGTCGCAACGCCCGCATAGTCGTGATCCTTGGTGAGGACGGCGGCAAAGCCTGCTTCCGAATATTGCCGGACCAGGTCGAGATGATCCACGGCGCGCGGCGCGATCGACGGCCCGCTGTGGACATGCGGATCGACCGCGCCTTGCAGGATCTTGTCGATGCGCGCCTCGCGCGCCGATGTTCCGGACTTGTCCGCGACTTTTGCTTCACTCATCACTGTTCTCCCTGTTGTTTCTTTTGAAGGGCGCGTTACGCGCCTTTATGCGGTTCGTTGTCTGGCCGGGCGCAGGTCCGAATTTCTGGTGCCGTGGCCAAGCATGCGCGAGATTTGCGCCGCGGCCGCCTTCAGCGCCGCAACGCTCTTCAAATCAGGCTTGGCGGGCAGGAACTGGATCGAGCCGACCAGCGCCAGCGCGCCGATGCAGGCGTCCTTGCCGTCGAAGATCGGCGCGGCCACCGCATTGATGCCGAGCATCGCCTGCTCCGGCGCGGTGGCAAAACCTTCGCTCGCGACGCGCGCGAGTTCTTCTTCGACCGTCTTGCGATCGGTCACGGTATGCGCGGTGAAGGCGGGCAGGGGTTTTGACAGCACGCGCTCGCGCATGGCTGATGATGCAAAGGCGAGCTGCACCTTGCCCTGCGCGGAGGAATGAAACTGGAGTTCGCTGCCGGGCCGCACGCCGATTTCGATCGCGGCGGTGCCGCCGACCATGCTCGATATCAGCGCGCCGCGCGGCGAGGATTCCGACAGCACCACAGAGTGGCCGAGCAAATCGCGCAGCTCGCGCATCGGCCCCGAGGCGAGCTGAATGAGATCGGCCTCGGGCGCGTAATGGGCGAGCAGGCGGCTGCGCGGGCCCCTTGCATATCTAGATGTGCTCGGGTTTTGCACGAGATAGCCGCGCTCGACGAGCGTCAGCAGGTGACGGTGCACGGAGCCCTTGGTGAGGCCGAGCCGGTCGGCGATTTGCGTGACGCCGAGCTCCTCGTCGGAGAAGGCGACCGCCTCCAGCACATCGAGCGCGACCTGCACGGAACGCACCCCGCCGTCCACGCGCTCTTCGGTCATCGCGGGCATTTCCGCTTTTGTTTTCAAAGGCAAAATCTCGTTTCCAGGCGGTCGTAGGGGTCGTTTTGGGGCGTTGCGAAGATTCGTATTGACGTCTTGGGACGTATCGATATACAGAACGATGTATCACGCTCGCGAACAACAAACAACCGCTAAATCGAGAAATCGCGGGTCGCCCAAGGAGGACTGACATGAGCGAAGCGATGCGCGCCGCGACCCACGCCCGGCATTACGCCGAGCCGCCGCAGGCAACCGATGCCGACGGCACGCGCCACTGGATCACGCGCGCGGCCAATTTCATCACGGCTGTCAGCCACGCGAAGGAAGGCGCCGTCCTCGCGCGCAACAATCCCGACGAATACATGGTGCTGCTGCCGCCGGGCTCGGAAGTCACCGTCGAGGCGGGCAGCGAGCGCATCGAAAGCAAAGGCAACAGCCTGATCATCGTGCCGCCCGGCCAAAGCCGCATCACTGTGCGGAAAGCGGGCATGGTGGCGCGGGTGTTTTCCAAGCGCGCCGAGGATCTCGCGAAGACGGCCGTGAATGCCTCGACCTATGCCGATGGCGCGCCGGAAGTGGCGGACCTGAAGCCCTGGCCCGATCCTGCCGGTGGTTTTCGCCTGCGCCATTACGATCTCGACAAGGCGGTGAGCCCCGATCCGTCACCGCTCAAGATGCGCGTATTTCGTTCGACCAATCTCATGGTCAACATTTTCATGCCGTGGCAGAAGCGCCGCGACGAGACCAAACTCTCGCCACACAGCCACGACGACTTCGAGCAGATTTCGCTCAGCATGGAAGGTGCGTTCGTGCATCACCTGCGTTATCCGTGGTCACCCGACAAGACGCGCTGGCGCGAGGACGAACACGCCCGCTACGATCAGAGCCCGTCGGTGCTGGTGATCCCTGCGCGCGTGCTACACACCACGCAGGACGTCGGCGAGGGCACGACCTGGCTGGTCGACGTGTTCGGCCCGCCGCGGATGGATTTCTCCTCGCGCGAAGGTTTTGTGCTTAACGCGGCCGATTATCCGATGCCATCAGCGCATTGATCCGCAAACATCGCGAGAGCTGACTAACAGCCCGCTGGCGCAACGTCGCCTTTATCAATTGGGACGCCCAGGGAGGGCCCGATGGCTCAGTTTTTCACGCGTGTTTCATTTGCTTCTGACAATGAGGCGGCGGCGTATAATCGCGCCGCCTGGAAGCTCATTCCGTTCCTGCTCATTCTCTACATCATCTCGTTTCTCGACCGCGTGAATGTCGGCTTCGCGAAATTGCAGATGAGCGCCGACATCGGCCTGTCGGACGCCGTGTTCGGCCTTGGCGCCGGCATCTTCTTCATCGGCTATGCCGCTTGCGAAATTCCGAGCAATCTTCTGCTGCAGCGCTTCGGCGCGCGGATCTGGATTTCGCGCATTCTCGTGGTGTGGGGCATCATCTCGGTCTGCTTCATGTTCGTCACCACGCCGGCGCAGTTCCTCAGCCTTCGCTTTCTGCTCGGCATTGCCGAAGCCGGCTTCTATCCCGGC comes from the Bradyrhizobium erythrophlei genome and includes:
- a CDS encoding DUF6282 family protein, with product MSEAKVADKSGTSAREARIDKILQGAVDPHVHSGPSIAPRAVDHLDLVRQYSEAGFAAVLTKDHDYAGVATAQLITKHHPELKTKIFSGIVLNNVVGGMNPYAVEHTAAMGGKTVWMPTLAAENHLRWEKNSSWVHPASTSKMRPASAVPVLDANKKILDSVKEVLDVIAKNDMLLASGHLHVSETWVIFEEARRRGVKRLAFTHPEEIVGASLNDVKGIAAMGAFVEHSICMFLEGSKFKVATGEDLRHHIEAAGVDQTVICSDLGQVGVFSPLEGFRRGVALCMDLGYSDEDIHKMVATNAARMLGLEAA
- a CDS encoding IclR family transcriptional regulator yields the protein MTEERVDGGVRSVQVALDVLEAVAFSDEELGVTQIADRLGLTKGSVHRHLLTLVERGYLVQNPSTSRYARGPRSRLLAHYAPEADLIQLASGPMRELRDLLGHSVVLSESSPRGALISSMVGGTAAIEIGVRPGSELQFHSSAQGKVQLAFASSAMRERVLSKPLPAFTAHTVTDRKTVEEELARVASEGFATAPEQAMLGINAVAAPIFDGKDACIGALALVGSIQFLPAKPDLKSVAALKAAAAQISRMLGHGTRNSDLRPARQRTA